The genomic window TCAAAGTTTCCCAGGAGATTCTGCAATTGGATTAAAAAGATGTGTAAAAACAAGATAGGTAGAACTAATCCTATTCCAAATTAGGCTCATCTGAGGCACTTATACAAGAAATTTAGTTGTTTATGTCATActttaagaacaaaaacaaattagaaatcaTTGTGACAAGGGGCCTGTGTTCATCACTAGCCTTTCAGAGAGAAGAGCTACAGGAAACGAAGACAAATTGTCTGGATTACATCAGCACAGTAAGTATTCCATCTTTGCTGGATGAAccagtgaaagagaagaaaagagtagaatgaaggagagagaggacattatactttaaaatacttcaaagtcTGCCAAAGGAAAGAGGCATTACATTTGTTCTGTACAGCTTTGGGGAACAAGACAAGTGACAGGGAGACTGCTCAGCTCAACACAAAGAGCAGGTCAGAGACCAAAGGGGTGACCTTGGAAGGTGTGGTGACACTGCTTCAGCTGAATGTGTCATGCCTTACTTCAGTTCAAGCTGGGTGCACCTCTTGATGGATATGTTACAGAGGGAATTCAAGCATGAAACAGGTGACTGGATGCAGTGATACGATTTCTTTCAACCTCCAAAATCTAGGATTCTGTAAATGTCTCCCTCACTAAGGAAACCACAAAGATATAAGTAGGTTATCAGCAGTAAAGCCTACCAAATGGCATATAGAACTTGATGGCATATAGGTTTTCCTTGAACCCTGAGCTGTTTTAATTAGTGAAATCagaatttagtttaaaatgaaaGTATACCTCCTTTTCTGCCAATTAAGACAGACTTGCAACTGAAAGTTATTGTTTCTAAAAGACATCAAAAACATacacaattttcttttgtaattccaGGGGTGTCGTAAAACCAGTAGGCATCTTTCCCATCTTGTGGGGTTAATTCTACTCGTTTGGTGGATTTATCTCCAACCATAACAAGTTGGTTTCCCATGTCAGAGGCAAGTGAATCAGTATCAAACTCAAAGAAGCTTCATCCTTCTGAATACAAGAATGTTCTTTTAATTCTTCCTAGAATAATTTATATTGAAGCTAGTAGTCTCTCCTTTAAAGCTTTTGACTCAAGATATATAATTCTTATGTTTGCCTCAAACAAATTACTAAGTATGGAGTATGGAATGAGACTACAATGATACTTTATTTCCAAAGGCAGTGGGAGTCAGACTCTTTTAATGATTAAGTGTGTGGCTGGCTGTGCACATTGCTCAGGTTGGGGATGTAGGGGTGGGTAGTGTTGGAAATCAAACTGTTTTTAgtaaaggaagatgaaaagaggtACCAAGGAAAGGAGGGCAATCTACTTTAAAGCTGCAATAGATCAAAGACCTATACTGGTTTGCAAGGAGATGGCTAGTATCTTAGTGAAAATATTTCTACTGCTGACAGTGGCCAGATGAGCAGTTATTCATGTTTCCTTTCCTAATTTCTCCATGCATCTACTGTATCAATTTTCTCATCACAATGAACTCTGGGTTTCCAAACAGCCTTGCCTCTAAAGGACCTCTATGTTCCCAAATGACTAAGTAATTTCTTCCTCCAAAACTGGCTAGCCCAGAATATTAGCAGAGACCCAACAAGAGGTTTCCTATAGAAGGCGCTTACCTACTACATAACCATGTTTTTTCAAGAGAGTAAGTTGATTTTGTTCCTGCCATTCTACCGCTTCAGTTGCATCTTGTTAAAGCCTTCTTTGCCTTTGAAACATTCTGTAAGGAGTTGGATTACAAATAGGAAACTTGAGAAGGTTTTAATATAGCACTTGAAGCAGCAAAGAATAAATACGTTGTTATAAACATTgtataagaaaagagaataaggAGAGGAAACTTAACATTTAGGAGGAGCTACACTATCTTGGGTACTGTGGTTATTTCACTCAGCTTTCATGACAGCTCTCTACAAAATTATTCCTACTTTACAGACTAGGAAACAGGATCAGAGACTGGCTCACAGGCTTAATTAACTAGGAGTTGAATCCCAAATCTGTAGGcctgatttctttctattttccccGTACTACTAACTGGTATTAAAGCACTTCTGCGTATAATTCAACCAAAGTCCGCTACAGGAAAAACAGCTTTTCAAAGTTAAGGACTGGTTTCAAAGGAACAAACGAAGTAGTTAGTTTTGCCAGCTGTTAAAGACAAACAGGGTTATAGAAGAACCCATTTTACAATTACTATAGATGTGTCTTAAAGTCACAAAGTTGACATTTCTTCTCAACAAAGCCACACATCACATTGCCTTAGTGAATTATTCCAATGTTAAATCTGTTTAGTATTCTTATGAGTAAACTGAAGCCATAAGGGGTAAGACTGAGGGGTGGACAGAGGCTTAGAAAGTAAATGAAGGACTTTCTGGAGAAACATGCAAAGAACTAAAGCTACAAGGGAAACCTCCAAGAGAGCAGGAACTTCCTGTGTCCCCTGGTTCATCTATACAGCCAGAACAGTGACTGGAACGTAGAAGGACTCAATTATTTCTATTGGAAAGTTACCACAACAAATACTGAATTTCCAAGCACTAAACTGCCACGAAAGAGAGATGTGACCAAAgtagtttttcctttaaaaggaaagactTCTGCTAGCCTCTAGTGGACATTAAGGAAGGATACAGTACTACGTGCCTGAACCATAATGAGACTTCCACCTCAGAAAACAAAGGGGATGAGAGTCCTAAAACTCACCAGGCCAAGGGGAATCGGTAGCCCTGTCGATAGCCTCAGCACCCTTGGCGATGCAGTAATCGGACTCCAGGAGCGTGTTGAAGAGAGTGGTCTTGCTAGCGTTGTTGGCGCCAACCAAGCAGGCGGCGCCGCGGTAGCGCCAGGAGCGCTGGAGCACGGAGATCAATTCTTCGACTCCATAGCCAGTCTTGGCGCTGATGAGCCGCATGTCCCTGAGCACTGTGCGGGACTTTGGTCGAAGGATTCACATTATTCGCCGCGTCCCGAGGCCGGTCCCTGCTCGGGTGTTGTGGCCCTCGGTAGCCAGGGGGCGGCAGGATCCCGGCGCGGGCACAGTCGTCCCACAGTCGCTCCTGGAGCCGTTGCCGGTAACCAGCAGTATCCTGGGGCAGGAGGTCCACCTTGTTTCCTAGCACGATCAGCTGCTTGGGGCCCACCAACGCGGGCAGGTGAGGCAGCAGGTTGTCCGGCAGATCGAGGAGGTCCACCATGTAGAGTACCAGGGAGGGCTCGGCCCGCCGCAGCGCGGCGCTCACCAGCTCCAGGTACCGCTCGCGGCTCATCTGCAGACGCAGGGCGCGCCGGTGATGAATCAGCCGCCAGCAGCGCTGGCACACCTTCCGCTCCAGTCCGCGGTCTGCCTGTGCAGCTCCTCCACGAAACCTGAACAGTTCAGGAGGCTGAGCTGCACCGTCGAGTCCGGATGCCCCACGACCAGGTGCACTTAACGTCTGctgtccctgctcctcctgccctgtTGCATCTGTcgctccttctcctcctgctgctgctgcagcttcCGCAGCTGGTCTTGGAGGCTCAGTGCGGGAGCCGGCTCCGGGACGTACTCGGGGAACAGAAAATGCTTCTCCATGTCAGCCCTTCCTTCGTAACCCCCAGTCGCTGTCGGGCCACGGGGAGGCCCACGACCCAGATCCGATGGGTGCTGGGAGCAGCCGTCCGCGCATCTTCTCTCGTGAGCTTCTCCGGGAGTTCATGGGGCTTTACTATGAGAGCGGATCGCCGCAGGACCCTGCAGAACAGCCTAGGAGTGAGATGCTCGGGAAGCATGAGAAACGCGAAAGCGGGCAAAGGGGTGGAGCCACCTGTTCGCACGCGCACTGAGGCCCCAGAGTCGCGTTAATTACTGGAGGAAAGCTCGGGACAACCTGAGAGCAGTCATTTGTCAGTTGGCTCACTAGCGCTCCTCCTCCTAAAGCTAATGTCGTGAGTTCTCGCGATGAGAGCTCCGTGGCCTGGAAATCCACTTAACATGGAGGTAAAAGTACTAGGGACTTAGAGACTGAGCTGGGTTAGACAATTAGACTAGTTAATGAGAGTGTGTTTACTTTCAGGCTTCTTTAACGCGCCGCAGCTTACCCTACCTGCCGTTAAGAAATCACACTTTTAAAAGCTTTGcgttttttagtttttggagctggaaaaaaattgaacatCGAATATCCCAGACACATGGCCATGGTTAAAACCATGaccattaatatatttatttggctttttttcatGGCCACAATTAAAATCTATAATTAATACatcttcttggcttttttttttttcaggtgttaATATTTCCCCAACAATATTAAAAGGCAGAACTCATTGGCTAGATCTGAGTCACAGAGTGTAGGCGTGGTCCTCGCGGTTAACCCCACGAGGCTTCAACCCACAAACTGCGCATGTGCCGACTCACCCTTCGCGAATTTAGCCCACCCTTGGCGCAGGCGCACACGATATATGGGCGTCTTTGAGGGCGGAGCTTCGCGTGGGACGCAGCGTATTCTGGGAACGCCGGAGACGGAAATTACTTCGCCACACTGGTCGTCGGACTCGCTTGAGCGCTTGTCTGTTTGTGATTTCTAGAGTTCGGAGCTGGTCAACTGTTTTCTAACCTGTATGACGCGGACGAGGGTAGGTGACCACTCAGAACTCTCCGCAGCGACCCATCTAAGGAGGGAGACGTGAGGAGCTGGACGAATTGAGGATTTGCGGCCTTTCCCCGAGCCCGTCGCACAAGTGTCCGCAGTCGTGTGTCCCCCATCCTCCAGACCGGGAACGAAGCTAGGATTTTGAGGGGTGGAGGGTACAGGGATCGTAGCATTTATGTTTCTCGTCACGGTGACTCTATTCCACTGTTCGCTGCTGGATAAATGTGACACTCCGCGTACTGAAATAGCGTGCAGAACCGTACGACAAATTGTGTTGTTTTGACTTTGTCTGAAACAAAGGACTCCTCGATTTTCCTTTAAACCAGAATTAGTGGATTTGTTGAATTTTTGAGCGTCAACCTGTACAAGGCATTGTGCTAGGCTCTGGAAATAAACCAGGGACAAATAATATAAAGTTGTTGAGGCGGGGGAGAGGGTTGGTCTAGTTTGGCATTCCTaagtaaattgttttaaaagatgacCTTTACATTTCCTCTTTACACAAGGTGACACAGTTCTCAGATAGTATGTATTTTACTGAACAGAGCCAGtgtatcttgtttttctttttacatacaGAATCCTAGTCATGTATagtgtattttctttatatgttttaatgCTCCCTCTTCCATTCTTCGCAGCTATTTCAGACTTCGTTTTCTTCTAGCTCCCAATCTCGTGGCCACCCCTCACATTTCTTCTTATTCCCTCAGCTGTTTCATGGAGATAATAGAAGCAAAAGCTTAAACTCCACTGCGTAAAATTCCGTCCCATTTTAATCTTGAGTCTGGAAATGTTCTGGCATCattacattctctttttcttaactCCTATCTCggaaagaaagttgaaaaaattttagCTTCATGTTTCTGAGAAGGTAATAGGTTCTCATGGCTCACAagctagaaaatgtaaaaatgttaagtGTAAGGTCTTATTCTTGTCCACCGTCTGTCCTGTGTGAGCCCTCTCCACAGAAGGTAACCACTGTTCTTAGATTCTTATCTTTCCAGGTGCTTTAAGCATTTTCAAGCAAGTATAAATAGCattctgttttccctctttttacaGACAAAAAGTAACATTTATACTTTgttgcacttttattttttgcGTTACATATTTGTATCTATCCAGGAGATTTTCATATCAGTATATGGAGagcatgtaaattttttttcacagctgCTAGtttgtgtggatataccataACTTAGAGTGTATCTTCTTGGTTGATATTTGGGTTACTTCCAGTCTTTTTCTGATTCAAACAATGCTGTAGTGAGTAATTTTGTACATGTTATTTTGTCTAATACAAGTATATCTGTAGGATAAGTTCCTAGGTATAAAATTGTCAGGTCAAATGATATGCAAATgttacagaaaatattaatattttgctcGATGGTGCCAATTGACCACCATAGTGATTGTGCTAATTGATATTATCATTAACTATATAATAATCCTGTGGGAAAGGAGTTAATGTTACCTCATTTATCAAGTCTGCTCCAGCATTGAGTCTCCATTCTACTCCTGCTTGTGTCCTTTGATATCATTATTAGATAGCCTCTCATTCGTTTTTAAACACTCCTTTTCAGCTGGattctttctctgtgaaatagatttctcttttcctcaagaAAATAAGTTGAATGCTttgtttcccccccccccccaatattttAGGAAATCAGAGACTTCTCGATTGATAAATCAGATGGACCTTTTTTAAACCTTCTCTAAACCCTGTAGTAGGCAACATTGTTGATGACTTCCTTGGGGAAACTCACAGGTTCCATCTGCCACATCAgtctcatttgattctttttatctttatgacTTTATCATTCTTTTCTGCTGTTTACATTAACTCGGGTTGATTTCATCCATTCTCCATGGCTTCAGTTACAGTCTGTATGTGGATGACTTCtgagtacagttggccctccgtaTCTGTGGGCTTTGCATGTGGAGATTCAACTAATCTTGGgtggaaaatatttggaaaaaatttccagaaagttccagaaaggaCAACTTGAATGTGCCTTGTGCTGACAACTGTTCatgccttgtttttttttttttttttttttttgctcccctTTTTTGTACTTCACagtattgcctttttttttttttttttacaagtttagATTTATGGCAATTCTGTGTTGAGCAGGTCTACTGATGTCATTTTATTAACAACATTTGTTTACTTCATGTCTCtctcacattttggtaattctcacagtatttcaaacttttttcattatttgttatggtgatctgtgatcagtgatctttgatttTACTGTGagtcactgaaggctcagatgatggttagcattttttagcaataaagtatttttaaattaaggtatgtacattttttaagatACAGTGTAGTGCACACTCAATAGACTATAGTGTAGTGGAAATATAACTTTTATGTGctctgggaagccaaaaaattcaCGTAACTCAGGGTGGTCTGGAACTAAACCTGTATCTCCGAGGTACGCCTGTACAAAAGCATTTACGTTGTATTTACGACTACTGatgtagcatttacattgcattagtTATCGTAAGTGATCTAGAAATGACTTAAACTATAagggagaaaagaatttttttaaattaaaaaaaatatataagggaGAATGTATGTTGGTTATATGGAAATACTATGCTATATTACGTAAGAATTTGAGCGACCTCCAATTTGGGTATCCATTGGGCATCCTCGCACCAGTTCCATATGAATACCGAGGGACAGCTTTATTTCCAATCTAGACGTCTTGCATAGCTAAATGCCACTAGATAACTTCACTTAGATGTCTTCCTGGGTGCCTCAGCATTGTACTGCCCAAACAGTTGACTATTTTCCTTAACTCACTGCCCCTTCCAAAGCTGCTTCCTCCTGTGTTCTCCATCTTGGTGAATGGTATCACCCTCTTTTATTGAAGCCAGAAGCTTGGGCATCATTCTTGATtcctcttttcttgccttatgcCTAATGACTCAGCAAGCACTGAGGGTTCTGTctcataaatataaaatctattcACTTCTCCATCCCCTCTGCCGCAATTCTGGTTcaccatctcttgcctggattacgTCCTCAGACTCTTAACTGGTTTGTGTgctttcagtttccttgtctttctgATCCCCTCTCCACACTGGGGCAATAGtgatctttcagaaatgaaaatctgaCCATTCTGCTAAAACCTTAGAATGGTTGCTCGAAGCTCTATTGGTAAAGCCCAATCTTTTACCACTCCAACTTCACACTCTGTGCTTTGGCTAGActggttttcttttgttccttgtaTATCTTTCATTGTGGAGCGTTTTGcactatttgttttctgtttggaatactttctctccccctcccacacTCACTCCCTCCTTTTGCCTGGCTTACTCTGCATAACTCAGCTTTTGGGAAGTCTTCCCAACCTCCTTAGGTCCTGGTTAGAAGTGTCCATTCACTTTATTCTTCCTTTAATTGGCTTCATCTTGTCCATATCTCCTCAGTAGGTGATAATCTACCTGAGGATACAGCCATTTTTAATCTTGTTGAAGGTAACATCTCCAATGCCTGGGACATAGTAAATGATcacattctataaatatttgataagtggatgaatgaataaatgagcctCCGCAGATTCATTTTCCTGCACATGACTAACAGTGGTTTTCCCTAATATCCTGTCTTCAGTCTTCATTCTTTATGTTAACTCTCCTTATTGTACCAACTACTTAATAATTCTGAACTCTTGGTAATTTAGACTCCTTATTTGACCTTCATATTTGTATCCATTTGCAAGTATTTAAAGGGATAAATAATCTACAGTTTTATTGAAAGCTGACTTCatcatttcctctccttttcccaccTTCTGCTGTGTGGCTGTGTTATTAACCTCTAGTCTGTCATCAGAGTTAGAAATCACTGAGCTATTTTAGATACCTTTGTCTTTCTTACCCCTCCCCTCGTGTGTAGGGATTGGTAATTTCAGTCcattcaagaagtatttattgaataatttattttggatataaaattttgaatcaaaATCTTACATTTTATAGACTATATAGGTCagaatagaaagacaaaaatgcagcacacttaatatttttaaataaattacttttaaatttttcttgggGGCGGTgcttaggcttacttatttatttgtttcttagtggaggtactgggaattgaacccaggatgccaTGCATGCTAAGAACTCTACCACGCAGCTATATCCAACCCCCCACACTTAATCTTTTCTATAAGAAGATGAGACTAATTTTAAGACCAGTGGAAACCGATTTTTCAAATGACCTGTTATTTAAGATACTATTGCTGCGTAACTACCTCAAAGTGTGGCTGCTTAAAAGTTAATGTAATATATTCATGGATTcagtgggtcaggaatttggacagCATAGTAGGAATGGCTGGTCTGCTGCCTGATGTCAGTGGTTGAACTGGGAAGACTCAAAGGCTGGGTGTTGCCAGCTGGGGGCTAGGTGATCTGGAGTGTTTACTAACATGTCTGGCACCTGACCTGGATGGACTCAAGTACTAGGATTGCTGACTGGAGCAGCTATAAACAGTCTCTCCGTATGGTTTGGGCTTCCTCACCTAAGTAGTAGCCTTCACAGTAGTAGAACTTCCTAATGGTAGCTCAGGGCTCCAGAAGTAAGTGTTTTAGCAAACAAGGGGGAACTAACTGCATTAAATTTCCTGGCCTAGCTTCTAAAGTCATGAAGTGTTGCTTCAGCTGTATTCACTTAATTACAGAAGCGAGAAAAAACCCACCCAGACTTAAGGGGAGGAAACAGACTCCTATATCTTGGTAGCAGGAGTGTCAAGATCACTTTTCTTATAAGGAAGCATGTGAACTGGAAGAGATGGTtctggccatctttggaaaatacagactGTCATCTCTGTCCATGTATGAAAAGTTGCCTGTAATAGACACCCCTCCTTAATGTATTGCCCAGCAATTGGAATACTTTGGTGACTCTTCCCTCTTACTCTAATCTCTGACTCTAGTCCCTGAGGAACCTGTTGATCAGAGGACTATGAGCTTGCTACTAGTTATCATTATAGTTAGCTATTAATGAGCATTCTAGAGAAGatggaatatttaaaattcacacaACTTAAACTGAACTTGGCATGAGGCCCCTTTGTGTATTAAGAGAATACCTATATGATGTAGACATAGACCTATGTATATTATTGCATTACAATTCAGTTAATGTAATTGAAATTTTAGAGAAGTGGAgtaaaatgtttgtgttttatttagcAGATGCCAGTTTGTTTCTGGTATTTCCTATCATAGAAACAAGATGTTAACTAGTAGCATTTTACTGCAAGTGAGAATAATACTTGTGGTTTTTACAGATACGCAgtatgatgaggatgatgatgatgaaatcCCCAAGATTTGTGGCAAGAGGCATGTTGGATTGTAGTCAGGTAGCTTTTTAGACCAAACTGAATAAGCTTTAAAAGTCACTGCAACATGTACAAGGATTTCCTGCTTATTCTGTTCTTGAAAATTAGAAGTTCTATATAAGTATGCTACTATGAGAGCTGGTTTCtcacttaattatttaaatatttaactttaacaTTTGAAGTATTTTGGACCTATGGAAAAGTTACACAAAGAGTTCATGTATACATTTCACTTAGATTCCCTGAATGTTAACTTTATActatgttttgtctttttctttctctacatattttttttctgaaacatttgaGGGTAAGTTGCTTATAGAAGAACATTCTTTTATGTAATCATTAAgtcatcaaaatcaggaaattaatatTAATGCAATGATCTTATTTAATTTGAAGACCTTATCCAAATTCTTCCGATTGTCCTACTGATATTTTttatagcaaaatttaaaaaaatttctttgttccTGGATCCACCATGAGATCACATATTGCATTTagttttcatgtcatttttttatcTCTTATAATCTACATAGTTATAGTCTAcaaca from Camelus ferus isolate YT-003-E chromosome 2, BCGSAC_Cfer_1.0, whole genome shotgun sequence includes these protein-coding regions:
- the NOA1 gene encoding LOW QUALITY PROTEIN: nitric oxide-associated protein 1 (The sequence of the model RefSeq protein was modified relative to this genomic sequence to represent the inferred CDS: inserted 1 base in 1 codon; deleted 1 base in 1 codon; substituted 1 base at 1 genomic stop codon); this translates as MEKHFLFPEYVPEPAPALSLQDQLRKLQQQQEEKERQMQQGRRSRDSRRXVHLVVGHPDSTVQLSLLNCSGFVEELHXADRGLERKVCQRCWRLIHHRRALRLQMSRERYLELVSAALRRAEPSLVLYMVDLLDLPDNLLPHLPALVGPKQLIVLGNKVDLLPQDTAGYRQRLQERLWDDCARAGILPPPGYRGPQHPSRDRPRDAANNVNPSTKSRTVLRDMRLISAKTGYGVEELISVLQRSWRYRGAACLVGANNASKTTLFNTLLESDYCIAKGAEAIDRATDSPWPVATFQLPSSHVIGESCIG